In Mastigocladopsis repens PCC 10914, a single window of DNA contains:
- a CDS encoding Hsp70 family protein: MLKNYAIGIDLGTSTSEICVYRNNESFPIPDPATKLAIIPSIVAINKKGELLVGENARSWVDVSERGVREVKRKMGTGETVRLQDKEYRPEEISALILHKLKENAEEALGITIREVVLSVPANFPDAARQATLNAGELAGLKIVRLINEPTAAALAFGIKNIDLEEQLVVFDFGGGTLDITVLEMVAGVLDVKCSFGNPKLGGKDFDEAMMALLKRKFQAENPGAEISQKAHGALKEAAEKAKKVLSTQRSHDVRIPYFAARNGEFLDLELEVTQQEFEQAIAHLLEKARDCIRQALNAKKLRPSAINRVLLVGGTTYIPAVRQLVVEMFGKEGKAPDVGADLAVGVGASIHAALAQGFIPEASGLILTDVAPFGLGIEVVSYVGGQYMLTYEALIQPNTTIPYSTQKTYTLLRPDQKRLEIRLYQDNTGRAKLPHQALDTGIAADITDIPPASNGNPYPVEVEFSYDINGIAKLKATIPKINKSVELSYGYSVKRMGSKDIADAASRLKELWKQNAKAKQYEGLINKAERYMAGIPPQERSPLSDIVMELKKGLMNDSIEEIQKAGDHLVDFLFDLENNMED, translated from the coding sequence ATGCTTAAAAACTATGCTATCGGAATTGATTTAGGTACATCCACATCGGAAATTTGTGTATACCGAAATAATGAATCATTTCCAATTCCTGACCCAGCTACAAAACTAGCTATTATTCCATCAATTGTTGCTATTAATAAAAAGGGTGAGCTTTTAGTAGGAGAAAATGCCCGGAGTTGGGTTGATGTGTCAGAGCGCGGAGTTCGCGAAGTCAAGCGGAAAATGGGAACAGGAGAAACTGTAAGGTTGCAAGATAAAGAGTATCGACCTGAAGAAATTTCCGCTTTAATTCTTCATAAACTTAAGGAAAATGCTGAAGAAGCACTAGGAATCACGATTCGAGAAGTTGTCCTTTCTGTGCCGGCAAACTTTCCAGATGCTGCTCGACAAGCAACACTTAATGCAGGTGAATTGGCAGGATTAAAAATTGTTCGCCTGATTAATGAACCAACAGCAGCAGCTTTAGCATTTGGCATTAAAAATATTGATCTTGAAGAACAGCTTGTTGTCTTTGATTTTGGCGGTGGCACATTAGATATTACCGTGCTAGAGATGGTTGCAGGTGTTCTTGATGTCAAGTGTAGTTTTGGTAATCCTAAATTGGGAGGTAAAGATTTCGATGAGGCAATGATGGCATTGCTGAAAAGGAAATTTCAGGCAGAAAATCCTGGGGCAGAAATTTCTCAAAAGGCTCATGGTGCACTCAAAGAAGCAGCAGAAAAAGCTAAAAAAGTGCTTTCTACACAGCGATCGCATGATGTACGAATTCCGTATTTTGCAGCGAGAAATGGTGAATTTCTTGACTTAGAATTGGAAGTGACGCAGCAAGAATTTGAGCAGGCGATCGCACATCTATTGGAAAAGGCGCGGGACTGCATCCGTCAAGCACTAAATGCTAAAAAGCTGCGCCCCAGTGCTATCAACCGTGTGTTACTAGTAGGCGGTACGACTTACATTCCTGCTGTTCGCCAATTAGTGGTAGAGATGTTTGGCAAAGAAGGGAAAGCACCCGATGTTGGTGCTGACTTGGCTGTGGGGGTAGGCGCATCTATTCATGCTGCTCTTGCTCAAGGTTTCATTCCTGAGGCTTCAGGTCTGATTCTCACCGATGTTGCTCCATTTGGATTGGGTATTGAAGTAGTTAGTTACGTTGGCGGACAGTATATGCTGACCTATGAAGCTTTGATCCAGCCTAATACAACAATTCCTTATTCTACTCAGAAAACTTACACCCTTTTAAGACCAGATCAAAAGCGACTTGAAATTCGTTTATATCAAGACAATACAGGAAGGGCAAAGCTACCTCATCAAGCGCTTGACACAGGAATAGCCGCAGACATTACAGATATTCCTCCGGCTTCTAATGGCAATCCTTATCCTGTGGAAGTGGAATTTTCTTATGATATCAATGGCATAGCTAAACTCAAAGCAACCATTCCTAAAATTAACAAAAGTGTAGAACTATCCTATGGTTATTCAGTCAAGCGCATGGGTAGTAAAGACATAGCTGATGCTGCTTCTCGCCTCAAAGAATTATGGAAGCAAAATGCCAAGGCAAAGCAATACGAAGGGCTAATTAATAAGGCAGAACGTTATATGGCTGGAATCCCACCTCAAGAAAGGTCGCCACTGTCTGATATTGTTATGGAACTTAAAAAAGGTTTGATGAATGACAGCATTGAAGAAATTCAAAAAGCAGGCGATCACCTTGTGGACTTCTTGTTTGACTTAGAAAACAACATGGAAGACTAA